Proteins from a genomic interval of Salvelinus sp. IW2-2015 linkage group LG14, ASM291031v2, whole genome shotgun sequence:
- the LOC139028729 gene encoding histone-lysine N-methyltransferase 2C-like: MHISVDIRSTVDSACAILSKLYKIPELKGKDVEDLFTAVLSPSTSQPPQLSHPGANGPGAMALPYPGDGGMFPQMPMINGMMGPNPHFPPTPMMPGGTGPCGPGNFSPIHRIPFQENMRDKKFSQMGGDVVVPWSAPVPGPLPEGETDTMSNAQRSTLKWEKEETLGEMATVAPVLYTNVNFPNLLGEFPDWAMRVKQIAKLWRKASSQDRAPYVQKARDNRAALRINKVQMSNDTLKRHENPHQQPLTDPFDPNSVPMDAELLFKDTLKPKESEHEQEWKFRQVRVPLMWGPLKTQQEKVQKSKAIKSTNKTSFLDIPTSKL, encoded by the exons AGCTGAAGGGGAAGGATGTGGAGGACCTCTTCACAGCGGTCCTTAGTCCCAGCACCAGCCAGCCTCCACAGCTGTCTCACCCTGGGGCCAATGGACCTGGAGCCATGGCCCTTCCATACCCAG GCGACGGTGGGATGTTCCCCCAGATGCCAATGATAAACGGCATGATGGGGCCCaacccccattttcctccaactCCCATGATGCCCGGCGGCACAGGCCCATGTGGCCCCGGCAACTTTTCGCCCATCCACAGAATACCTTTCCAAGAGAATATGAG GGACAAGAAGTTTAGCCAGATGGGGGGTGATGTAGTGGTTCCATGGAGCGCGCCCGTCCCCGGCCCCCTTccggagggagagacagacaccaTGTCCAACGCGCAGAGGAGCACGCTCaagtgggagaaggaggagactcTGGGCGAGATGGCCACTGTGGCCCCAGTCCTTTACACCAACGTCAACTTCCCCAACCTCCTAGGGGAGTTCCCAG ACTGGGCTATGAGAGTGAAACAAATCGCAAAATTATGGAGGAAAGCCAGTTCCCAGGACAGGGCCCCATATGTG CAAAAGGCACGCGATAACCGGGCAGCGCTGCGCATTAACAAAGTTCAGATGTCCAACGATACGCTGAAGAGACACGAGAATCCTCACCAGCAGCCGTTGACTGACCCCTTTGACCCCAATAGTGTCCCCATGGACGCTGAGCTGCTCTTCAAAGATACTCTCAAGCCCAAGGAGTCTGAGCACGAGCAGGAGTGGAAGTTCAGACAGGTAAGAGTACCTTTA ATGTGGGGACCGCTTAAGACGCAGCAGGAAAAGGTCCAAAAAAGCAAAGCCATAAAATCAACAAATAAGACGTCCTTTTTGGACATTCCAACCAGCAAACTATAG